Below is a window of Pleurodeles waltl isolate 20211129_DDA chromosome 4_1, aPleWal1.hap1.20221129, whole genome shotgun sequence DNA.
CACACTTAGGTTAGGCTTGCTTTGTCCTGGGTGTTACGAGACAAAGAATGTGTATTTTTAATGTCACACTTATGCTCTGCTTGTTCTGTCCTGGGGATTTTCACGAAGTAACTGCCGTTTTCAGAGAGCACGGGTGATGTAAGAAGGGCGGTCATGGGTTTCCGTTCTCTGAACTTCTCTCTATTCGATAATCCACTTTTCTACTTGAAGAGTCAGATTTGTCACTCTACAGGGGGCATCTGAGAAGAGCCCAGTTTCTAGCAGTAGATAATTTACTTAGTTCAGAAATATGGGTGAAATAAGTTGGAGGTTCATATTTCAGACATACATTTAATGctattctgccattttgaatgatagccaaggccactggaattatgcgattgtgcagccatGGCGATTTTCACATAGTTAAGACTCCctgcttttgccacataatccatcatctaccccataatctgcagattttaacaaaaacatttaacTGGTACTAAGGAGGTACAACCGATGCCAAGGCAGTGTTaccaaattaaacaagcatttgcaatgcaatgggtctcgcgtttgcttgagtgaaagctattggcattgtaaactcgtaactggacttttcttgccagataaactgaaaatgaaaagtaaaacagtttcacataagcgagccgacggccaccatgagcgcaaagtagacacacaaaaggaaacaaaagcttgcttgcagtgaaatgtataggcaaaagtgcaattatccatgtaactggcaaaagtgcaattatccatgtaaccaggacaatgtcatgcaaatcgctcaactactgcccagcgagatcgcgctgcctatgaaataaagaggaaAAGGTAGTCCTGAAACCATACCGAAAAtatggagcctcgcatgttttcagtacttgcccGCTGCGCTTGAGGCAGTCTGAACACTgtgtgcatgtctttcactaattagatcaagtgaattttaaaaaggaAGCCCACgagccaaccaaactgatgggcgtgacattgctgtggttaaaagcccacagagagattgcaacagggacagagcactttgcgcgctcgaccctaaaaactggtCTGAATTTTAGGTGGATTCCACATTTGAAGCAATTGAAGTTGTGTTTGTGAATTTTTAATTGTTAATTGATAATTGTTAATTATTCTTGGCAGGGGTGCATCTGCTCTCAACAGCAGATTTTGCACTACGGCGGTCTGGCAGTAAAACAGTTTGGTTATTTTACTTACGTACCACCATTTCATAGTTAAATTTCCATAGTGCTTATGTCCAATTGTACAAGTGGCTCATTACAGTAACTGTTGAAAGTACTTAAAGAAGTAAGACATAGGGCACTTTTCGAAATGTTTAAATATTTCAACACTACACATTCACAATACCTTTATAAACTTTCTTAGTTTCTCAGATTTGCTTAAAAATTTACCATttgccactgttttctttaaacttTCCTCGGGGAAAAGAACCTCCCCAAACACCCTTTATGTTGGTTGGACTTGGGCATTTCGCACACTTGGAACGTAACACTTAGACCCAATTTTGCACCCAACCACTTTCAAATAGCACTAGCCGCCCAGACCCCCTTCATGAAAAACATCTGTGTATTCACCGCTCCCATCTCTCATTCCATGGGTAATTTTTACAAGACATACTTTAGatatgtgcagtgaaggcaggtccAACGTCATAAATCGTACCACTTAAAAGGGCATGCTATATATAAAGTAGTGGTAAGCCAAATTctatttcccccaaaaaatatatgtgAAAAGCAATGGAAAACTTTGCAACTTAgtgaattttcatatttttttttttttactttgctacatctgcctGAAAGTTCTGGCTTTGCAACAGTTTATACTGTAGATTTAACCTTATTTAAACCTCCAAAAATGTTCTGCATAAgatacactttgcaaaaaataatgtttttccccTAGATAATGCTAATTTCAAAGAGAAGCTCTGGAGAAGGTAAACTTGCAAAAACAGAGTTTCCACTCATTTTGCAGCATGACTGAGTTTGAGTAGAGTGAAATCTATCTCACACTCTGTTTCTCAGTGAAAAGTATCTGCTATGTGGGTAGAACATTGCACAAGTTGAAGGTGAGATAGCAAATTTCACAGGCTTTGCGAAGGGCAATAATGGAGGactgaaaaaagtgtaaaaaacaaaagCTGTGCACAACTCTACTGTAACGAGGGCTTCATTATTTTCACAGATGGCCAGTTTGTTGACAATTTTTATTGTCTCTAATCTTGGATTTTGcagtggcaagtgcatttttcaacTGACTATTCCAATAGTTTATACAATATTTATGAAACAGGTACATGATTTTTTCAAATATGGTTTGTTGAAGTTCTAAAAGTATAATAACCATTTAGCCCAAGATGGGACATTCAGTATAATAAGAGATTTTTTTGACACACGATATAATGTGAGTATATCCATAATTTCCTTTGCAGTCTGAGACGGATCCTGGACCTACAACATTTTCGGTGCCACGAGGCACTATCTTTGCATGTATTCTGTTCAATGGACACACAGAGCCATTGGGGGTCTTCATCATCTTAAGCATATTTGCTATGCAGACAATATATTATTACGTCAGAGGGCTGTCATCAGAGGCAACACCTGGCAGCTCACCTACGCCCAGGCCTTCTGCGTCAGTATGTCAGCCTGTCCCACCTTACGTTACGCCACTCCCCATCCCTACCAAGGAGGTCTATGTTGGGCAGTTCTTTAAAATATAGATTAAAAGTTTAAGCATTTTTGAAGACGGATGTAGATCGAAGACAAGACCAGTCCAGTCTCTGAAATCAACCGGTAACATTAACATGTGCTCTTTAAAGTGCTTAGAAATGTCCAGCGGCAGGAGGAAGCACTATAGAAATTAAATTTATTGTTATTACCACAGGAAAAAGAAACAAAGCTAATGACACAACATTTATTCGCATTATGCTAATTAGCACCACAGTGATACTTCGCAAAGACCTAAATAAACACCACCGCCGGGCAAGAGACGGATGCTCAACTGTTGCAGTAACAGGCCACGTCGGCAGTCGTCTCATCTGCTCTCTCGAATCCTGCGAACGGTACAACTCAAATGTATCACTGCAATGTTTTGCAAGAGTGCGCACCAAAAGTTAATAATTCACCATAGCTATGATGACAGAATAtaccaagcatttacaatgcaacgggtctcgcgtttgctcatgttagagctgatcgcgttgtaaactcctaacctgacttttcacctatcgggcaaaagtgcatttatgtacataacccgaaaaagtgaatttAACTATGTAAAgtactcgacttctgccaagcgagatcacgctcgtaaattagagaaaaagaagtccacgagcccgatggaaaacagcgagcctctcatattttctgtacttggtcgctgtgctcgaggagggctagccaccggaaaaggaatgagttatgcctgccttcgactaatgaaagcaagcagattttattaggcaagcccacgaaccaataaaaaacactgacgtgaagttgacaggactccgagcccttttctaaatacaaaagagtctcgctgcgatacgcatgcgcgagcgcatgcaatgcaggctcgaccctaaaaatgtcaaaataatgaagtaatactattacaaaatgtgtcgCATTATGCtgtatattttgccttttcttgctgcataatttactcaacttaGCCACATAATGTGGTCCTCTCTTGCCTTGTGATTCTGGTGGACCTTATTATAGCTATAATGTTCATTAAGCTCATTTTTTAGGTCTGTGTATGTGAACTTCTCAAGTGTCTAATGTGAACTAGATTTGCTACATCGATGTTGCTGCTTTATGCCACTGTATACTATTAGTCTCAATATATTTATTGTTTTGCCTCCTCATTCTTACCTACAAAAATGTGGTGGTCTTATTCTAAAATGTTGTTATGCAAACGTTACCACCAAGTTCATGCTCTGAGCCCCTTTCATCTGTAGTCCCTATCCGATTGTATACTAGAATTATAGGCTTTGAAAAAAATAAGCTCTAGGAGATCTTTTTTCTACACAATAGATACTTCACTGTCTCTTTCACCTCCTTGTTTCTCAAGCTGTAGATCAGGGGATTCAGCATTGGAGTGAAAAACATATAGAAAACGGAAACCACATTGTCCTTTTTTGCTGAATAACTTGAATTTGGTCGTAGATAGATAAAAAGAACAGTGCCATAGAACATCAAGACACAGATGAAGTGCGAGGCACAGGTGGAACAAGCCCGATGCCTCCCTTCCACAGTGTGGATCCTTGTGATAGCAATGACAATGTAGGTGTAGGAGACAAGGACGACAAAAAGTGAACCCCCCATCATTGGTGTGGTCAGTGTTGAGAGAATCAGCTCATTGATGGTGATGCTTGAGCATGAAAGTTTCAGAAAAGCTGGCAAATCACAAGCAAAGTGGTCAATTTTATTGGGTCCACAAAAAGATAACTGAAAGAGGCCTCCTGCAGTAATCAGTGAATGAATGAACCCACATACAAAAGACCCAGATATTAGCTGCATGCAGGCACTGCTTTTCATGGTGACTGTATACATTAATGGTTTGCAAATAGCTACATATCTGTCAAATGCCATTACTGCCAACAGAAAGAACTCTGTGCTCCCAAACCCTACAAAGATGAAGATTTGTGCAACGCACCCTAGGAAAGTAATGGTCTTCTTCTCAATGACAAAATCAACCAACATCTTTGGGGAGGTGGAAGAGGCATAACCAAGATCAAGGAAAGACAGGGAGCCAAGGAAGAAGTACATTGGTTTATGAAGTCGAGCATCAGCAtaaatgatgatgaggatgatgatattTATGAACAGGGTGAGGGCGTATATTgctaagaaaagaagaaagagcaaaacttgCAGGTCTGGGCTTGTGGTGAATCCTTCAAGTATGAACACAGTCACAGTACTCAGATTTTTGGATTCCATAGCTGCAGTCTGTGACATCAACctaagaaaagaagaaggaaagtGAATCCTAGAGAGCGTTCAACATGAGCATGAACATAAATACTACATCCTAACATTGATTCAATCCAAAACCTATGTTCCCAGGCAGACACACCAGTGTAGAACAGTTTTCGGGGATGGGCTGGAAAAAAATATCAGCTTGGGCAAAAAtattcaaatctgccccactaaaaAAAAGTTGCAACTAGAATAGAGTGCCATGGGTGATTTTATAGTTGGGTCATGGCAGCCCATCCAGCTGTGAAGATAGCTCACTTGACTGGATCCACTAGGGAAATGCCCTAGTGGCAGAATGGCTAGTCAAGATGTGAACATGTGCTGtgctcatttaggccctcattatgaccctggcggtcgtggtAACATGGtgtaaagtactgccaacaggctggaggtactttccaccatattatgacattggtggtttggctgaagccaaacggccaatgtaccacaccgacggccacggcggtaacagccaccgggctggagatatcaatctccagcccggttgtggtcactgtaccgcctgtggaataatgaccctgcctaccgccatggtttccgtggcttccttaccaccacgaaaaccatggtgggaggcactatcagtgacagggaatcacttccctgtcacccatagaggtcttccccacccctacccccctctCCAGGAAGCCCACCTCCCcagtcctctccaaaccccccctacattcacacacacctacacacacacacatacacccacccattcccacatgcatccacgcatgcatacatccattcacactcacattcacacacactttcatacatacacgcagacacgcattcacagaacacaacatacatgcactcacacctccatacatgcacacacattcaacacgaaacacacacctgcatacacacacgcacaaacattcacacacacacccacacacacaaacaaacccatCCCCTGTCGgaccacccacttacctgtgtcccaaTTCTTgtagtggaaatccggctgtggtcataatacagccgaTGGCTGGAGGCCGCGGTAACAGtctttttggcggccgtcgctatggcggtaggtggtttttactgccaatatcataatgagggccttagtgttttcggCAACTTTACACTGACTCTGTCCATACTGTACCACTCCTCTATGCATGAACGTATTGTGGGCAAATCTAGGCGTAAAACTCCAAATCGACTTGGAGCTTAACAAGCTGCTTAACAAGCTGCATGGGTTGTTTGCAATCTCTCTGAAACCCTTGTGCGACAATTTATTTATCAGGTTAAACAGTTACTAATCAGCAAAAGGTCacacagcggcggctcctccgctatggtggagtgtccaccctgccagcagcagccgctgctgcaaacct
It encodes the following:
- the LOC138287007 gene encoding olfactory receptor 5A1-like — protein: MRDGVVVPSSDDVLEDMSGSVSGAIELFEAEFCEVVQEACDVGIIVDIKEEVGCSQRRLMSQTAAMESKNLSTVTVFILEGFTTSPDLQVLLFLLFLAIYALTLFINIIILIIIYADARLHKPMYFFLGSLSFLDLGYASSTSPKMLVDFVIEKKTITFLGCVAQIFIFVGFGSTEFFLLAVMAFDRYVAICKPLMYTVTMKSSACMQLISGSFVCGFIHSLITAGGLFQLSFCGPNKIDHFACDLPAFLKLSCSSITINELILSTLTTPMMGGSLFVVLVSYTYIVIAITRIHTVEGRHRACSTCASHFICVLMFYGTVLFIYLRPNSSYSAKKDNVVSVFYMFFTPMLNPLIYSLRNKEVKETVKYLLCRKKIS